In a genomic window of Acidobacteriota bacterium:
- a CDS encoding sugar phosphate isomerase/epimerase, with amino-acid sequence MERSEPSSLLARARSRTPGLTVAGTMPVSGSTWSFVGATLPEAVRIYRALGIGAADLIAVPGNPDTPMLASEQILRRPRKLAREIMDLGAPVSNLNYNFAANFHERAINHKDAGVRKRNRKDYRSVIEFCRACRIPSVTVLPGIAQEGWTREKALALTAEELHHMSAMSRKEGITTTFEAHVGSILESPLDTLTFVQTNPELKLTLDYGHFICLGYAQEEVDPLVPYTAHVHLRQAAPEKLQARWDEGTLDFTGIIGKLASATYTGFLSLEYEHLEGWMDLDKADVFTETVKMRNLLRSLA; translated from the coding sequence ATGGAGCGGTCCGAGCCATCTTCCCTTCTGGCCCGGGCGCGGTCCCGGACGCCGGGACTGACCGTCGCCGGGACCATGCCCGTAAGCGGTTCCACCTGGTCCTTCGTCGGCGCCACCCTGCCTGAGGCGGTTCGGATTTATCGTGCATTGGGGATCGGGGCCGCAGATCTGATCGCCGTGCCGGGCAATCCCGATACGCCCATGTTGGCGAGCGAGCAGATCCTCCGCCGGCCCCGAAAACTGGCACGGGAGATCATGGACCTGGGCGCTCCCGTCTCCAACCTCAACTACAACTTCGCCGCCAACTTTCACGAACGGGCCATCAACCACAAAGACGCGGGCGTCAGGAAACGGAATCGGAAAGACTACCGGTCCGTGATCGAGTTTTGCAGGGCCTGCCGGATTCCTTCCGTCACGGTGCTCCCGGGAATCGCGCAGGAAGGATGGACGCGGGAGAAGGCCCTGGCGCTCACGGCGGAAGAGCTGCATCACATGTCCGCCATGTCCCGGAAAGAAGGAATCACCACCACGTTCGAGGCCCATGTCGGGTCGATTCTGGAGTCGCCCCTGGACACGCTGACCTTCGTGCAGACCAATCCGGAATTGAAGTTGACCCTGGACTACGGCCACTTCATCTGTCTCGGCTACGCTCAGGAGGAGGTGGACCCCCTCGTCCCCTACACGGCCCACGTCCATCTCAGGCAGGCCGCCCCTGAAAAACTTCAGGCTCGATGGGACGAGGGAACGTTGGACTTCACCGGAATCATCGGCAAGCTCGCCTCGGCGACCTACACGGGATTCCTGTCCCTGGAATACGAGCACCTGGAGGGGTGGATGGACCTGGACAAGGCGGACGTCTTCACCGAAACGGTGAAGATGCGCAATCTGCTGCGGTCCCTGGCCTGA
- a CDS encoding RNA-binding protein, with the protein MRKNIYVGGLPYAVDDDQLEEVFSEFGPVQSARVITDRMTGQSRGFGFVEMDEADAAKAISALNGSQLGGRTLTVNEARPRERRSGGYGGRGGYGGGGGGGGGGYGNRGRGRW; encoded by the coding sequence ATGAGGAAGAACATCTATGTCGGCGGCCTGCCCTATGCGGTCGACGACGACCAGTTGGAGGAAGTGTTTTCAGAGTTCGGTCCGGTGCAGTCGGCCCGCGTCATCACTGACAGAATGACCGGACAGTCCCGTGGATTCGGTTTCGTCGAGATGGACGAGGCGGACGCCGCGAAGGCCATCAGCGCCTTGAACGGCAGTCAGTTGGGCGGCAGGACCCTGACGGTCAACGAGGCGAGGCCTCGTGAGCGACGGTCCGGCGGATACGGCGGCCGCGGCGGATACGGCGGCGGCGGTGGCGGCGGCGGCGGCGGTTACGGAAACCGCGGTCGAGGCCGCTGGTAG
- a CDS encoding DUF1501 domain-containing protein has product MYAKGWNEYSPISRRELLRKTSTGFGALALSALLAEEYGLAAPLIDGKTHFPAKAKNVIFCFMDGGPSHIDLFDYKPMLNQRQGEEIGKSAVSEKSQSTADRVWLGTPWEFQRRGKSGIWVSDLFPHITKVVDEICLVRSMVGEVPLHGQQNLLMHTGRLTGRSPSFGSWVSYGLGSERDNLPNYVLLDNGLRVPNGGWENFSNSFLPASHAPNVLRARNPVMENIMPADHPAVQRRKLDLLREQSLRFAAKTGDSAIEAVIKNYETAFHLQTAMPELADVSGESEATRTMYGLDSTNEYKKFYGLQCLRARRLVERGVRFVEVACPLTHANNSPWDQHSNLKKYHEENAMITDQGVGALIQDLKQRGLLDSTIVLWGGEMGRTPHTPKIKEGMGRDHHVNGYSIFLAGGGFKPGFTYGTTDEFGNSVVEKPTSIHSVHATILHQLGLDHDKLTFRFGGRDMSLTDVHGEILKELLI; this is encoded by the coding sequence ATGTACGCTAAAGGATGGAACGAATACTCACCCATCAGCCGCCGTGAATTGCTGCGCAAGACCTCCACCGGCTTCGGGGCTCTGGCCCTGTCGGCGCTGTTGGCCGAAGAATACGGCTTGGCGGCGCCGTTGATCGACGGCAAGACCCATTTCCCCGCCAAAGCGAAGAACGTCATCTTCTGCTTCATGGACGGAGGACCGAGCCACATCGACCTGTTCGACTACAAACCCATGCTGAATCAACGGCAGGGCGAGGAGATCGGGAAATCGGCGGTCTCGGAAAAATCGCAATCGACGGCCGACCGGGTCTGGTTGGGGACCCCCTGGGAGTTCCAGCGGCGCGGCAAGAGCGGAATCTGGGTCAGCGATCTGTTTCCCCATATCACCAAGGTGGTGGACGAGATCTGCCTGGTCCGCTCCATGGTCGGTGAGGTTCCCCTCCACGGCCAGCAGAATCTGCTGATGCACACGGGACGCCTCACGGGCCGGTCTCCCAGCTTCGGATCGTGGGTCTCCTATGGGCTCGGCAGCGAGCGGGACAACCTGCCGAACTACGTCCTGCTGGACAACGGACTGAGAGTTCCAAACGGCGGTTGGGAGAACTTCAGCAATTCTTTCCTGCCCGCTTCGCATGCGCCCAACGTGCTGCGGGCGCGAAACCCGGTGATGGAAAACATCATGCCGGCGGATCACCCGGCCGTGCAGCGGCGCAAGCTCGACCTGCTCCGGGAACAGAGCCTCCGATTCGCGGCCAAGACCGGCGACAGCGCCATCGAGGCGGTGATCAAGAACTATGAAACGGCGTTCCACCTGCAGACGGCGATGCCGGAACTGGCCGACGTGAGCGGCGAGTCCGAGGCCACGCGCACGATGTACGGGCTCGACAGCACCAACGAGTACAAGAAGTTCTACGGCCTGCAGTGTCTCCGTGCCCGGCGGCTGGTGGAAAGAGGCGTGCGCTTCGTGGAGGTCGCCTGTCCCCTGACCCATGCCAACAACTCTCCCTGGGACCAGCACAGCAATCTGAAGAAGTACCACGAGGAAAACGCCATGATCACCGATCAGGGCGTCGGAGCGCTGATCCAGGATTTGAAGCAACGGGGGCTGCTCGACTCCACCATCGTGCTCTGGGGCGGCGAAATGGGCCGGACCCCCCATACCCCCAAGATCAAAGAGGGGATGGGAAGGGACCATCACGTGAACGGGTACTCGATCTTCCTGGCCGGCGGCGGCTTCAAACCAGGTTTCACCTACGGGACGACGGACGAATTCGGAAACTCGGTCGTCGAGAAGCCCACGTCGATCCACTCCGTCCACGCCACGATTCTCCATCAGCTCGGACTGGATCACGACAAGCTGACCTTCCGGTTCGGCGGGCGGGACATGAGTCTCACCGACGTGCACGGCGAGATCCTCAAGGAACTTCTGATTTAG
- a CDS encoding PSD1 and planctomycete cytochrome C domain-containing protein, producing MVLPGLLFCLLGVAQAGAPGKVDISPEAREFFERNIRPALADNCYVCHSADLAQGELRLDSPGGWEQGGKSGPAISPGDPDASLLIRAIRHQGPGLPMPLGGEKLSADLIDVFERWVRLGAAAPRDAGGPGAVSADEAHADWEQVYQDRSRWWSLQPVSQPPVPQVQRKEWSEEPVDRFLLAKLEANGLTPAPRADRRTLLRRVSYLLTGLPPKPGEVAAFLRNPDFDAAYAQEVDRLLDSSHFGEEWARHWMDVVRYSDTYGYETDAEIKGSWRYRNYLIRAFNEDIPFDQLVREHIAGDLLSEPRIDAARQINESMVGPTWFQMGENRHGDSLMFNGIHQEMLDNKVDTFSKAFQATTVACARCHDHKYDAIAQQDYYALGGVFMSSRWVTHTLDLPERNENVLEELAGLKTKLRGPLADWWLEAARQIPRYLLAAQAVVEGRMDPAQAAQDLDRARLSAWEKAIGPRPFEGQTTKQDEEEAAETAARDTMSGPLFPWLEIQESLLEGEQLELAWRSLAGEYSQARRERIENNARDFTLAADFSRRDLPEGWSVDGVGVRHGWVEDGDFTVALKGSGAVGMLLPAGMFTHALSPRLNGAVRTPFLNHSGRSYVSMGVIGGDYSAHRLIVDNSFRTERQTYLEDHRPHWVRHSTMADHKTNRSPNSDESAETRIYIELATKASNPNFPPRVGLGPDISAAEARDARSWFGVTRVFLHDKKEPPADELGRFTPLFSGDAPVDLPQLAARYGEWIAASVEDWAEGRADEEDVLLINGLLEAGLLPNQLLPGNMLARKEIWDLVASYREVEEKLVDPVTVLSMADLDPGRDYRLNVRGVYTDYGQRVPRGHIRVLSGQSNGSDSKGSGRLELAQLIASSENPLTARVFVNRVWHWVFGSGIVRTPDDFGHLGDRPSHPELLDYLADRFVQEGWSVKRLVRMLVMTETFQQSNQASARAHEVDPVNRMLHHYPLRRLDAESIRDAMLAVSGRLDPELLGGFVDPYRPKSKVVKADQTYFSGPLDGNGRRSIYLRNTIMEPYKFLETFNKPIPKMPTGRRDVTNVPNQALTMLNDPFVAGQAEFWARRLIAESHGSLEQRLTDMFRHALGREPEAGELTTWTQAVHDFNALHQSHSDGRPSSEDLLQSVAVWKDTAHAIFNTTEFIYVR from the coding sequence GTGGTCTTGCCGGGTCTGCTGTTCTGCCTTTTGGGCGTTGCCCAGGCGGGCGCCCCGGGCAAGGTGGACATCAGTCCGGAAGCCCGGGAGTTTTTCGAGCGGAACATCCGTCCGGCACTGGCCGACAACTGCTACGTCTGCCACAGTGCCGACTTGGCGCAGGGAGAACTGCGGCTCGATTCTCCCGGCGGCTGGGAGCAGGGCGGCAAGTCGGGGCCGGCCATTTCCCCGGGTGATCCCGACGCGAGCCTTCTGATTCGAGCCATCCGTCACCAGGGGCCAGGCCTGCCCATGCCCCTGGGCGGCGAAAAACTGTCCGCTGATCTGATCGACGTCTTCGAAAGATGGGTGCGCCTGGGGGCGGCCGCTCCGAGAGACGCCGGCGGGCCGGGAGCGGTTTCGGCGGACGAGGCTCATGCCGATTGGGAGCAGGTCTACCAGGACCGCAGCCGGTGGTGGTCCCTCCAGCCGGTCTCGCAACCACCGGTTCCGCAAGTCCAACGGAAGGAGTGGTCGGAAGAGCCCGTCGATCGCTTTCTCCTCGCCAAGTTGGAAGCAAACGGCCTGACCCCGGCTCCGCGCGCCGATCGGCGCACCCTGTTGAGGCGGGTAAGCTATCTGCTGACCGGACTGCCCCCGAAGCCCGGGGAAGTCGCCGCCTTCCTCCGGAATCCCGACTTCGACGCTGCGTACGCCCAGGAAGTGGACCGCCTGTTGGACTCGTCCCATTTTGGAGAGGAGTGGGCGCGGCACTGGATGGACGTGGTCCGTTACAGCGACACCTACGGCTATGAAACGGATGCCGAGATCAAGGGTTCGTGGCGTTATCGCAACTACCTGATCCGCGCCTTCAATGAGGACATCCCCTTCGACCAGCTTGTCCGCGAACACATTGCGGGTGATCTCCTCTCGGAACCGCGAATCGATGCCGCCAGGCAGATCAACGAGTCCATGGTCGGTCCCACCTGGTTCCAGATGGGTGAGAATCGTCACGGCGACAGCCTGATGTTCAACGGCATCCACCAGGAGATGCTCGACAACAAGGTCGACACCTTCTCGAAGGCGTTTCAGGCGACCACGGTCGCCTGCGCCCGCTGCCACGATCACAAATATGACGCCATCGCCCAGCAGGACTACTACGCTCTGGGCGGCGTCTTCATGAGTTCGCGCTGGGTGACCCACACGCTGGACCTCCCGGAACGCAACGAGAACGTTTTGGAGGAGTTGGCGGGTTTGAAGACGAAACTCCGCGGCCCGCTGGCGGACTGGTGGCTGGAGGCGGCGCGGCAGATCCCCCGGTACCTGCTGGCGGCGCAGGCCGTCGTCGAGGGCCGGATGGATCCGGCACAAGCGGCGCAGGATCTGGATCGGGCTCGCCTCTCCGCGTGGGAGAAGGCGATCGGTCCCAGGCCCTTCGAAGGGCAGACCACAAAACAGGACGAGGAAGAAGCGGCCGAAACGGCTGCACGGGACACCATGTCCGGTCCTCTCTTTCCCTGGTTGGAAATCCAGGAATCCCTGCTCGAGGGTGAGCAACTGGAATTGGCCTGGCGGAGTCTCGCCGGGGAGTATTCGCAGGCTCGCCGGGAACGAATCGAGAACAACGCCAGGGACTTTACCCTCGCCGCCGACTTCAGCCGCAGAGACCTTCCCGAGGGATGGTCGGTGGATGGAGTCGGAGTGCGCCACGGTTGGGTCGAAGACGGCGATTTCACGGTGGCGCTCAAGGGTTCCGGGGCGGTGGGAATGCTCCTGCCCGCCGGAATGTTCACCCACGCGCTCTCGCCCCGGCTCAATGGGGCAGTCCGGACACCGTTTCTGAATCATTCCGGCCGGTCCTACGTCAGCATGGGGGTGATCGGCGGCGACTACAGCGCTCACCGGCTGATCGTGGACAATTCCTTCCGGACGGAGCGGCAGACCTATCTGGAGGACCATCGTCCCCACTGGGTCCGCCATTCGACCATGGCGGATCACAAGACCAATCGTTCGCCGAACTCCGACGAGTCCGCGGAGACTCGGATCTACATCGAGTTGGCGACCAAGGCGTCGAACCCCAACTTCCCGCCGAGAGTGGGACTCGGCCCCGACATCTCGGCAGCCGAGGCCCGGGACGCCCGGAGCTGGTTCGGCGTGACCCGGGTGTTCCTGCACGACAAGAAGGAACCGCCCGCCGACGAGCTGGGCCGTTTCACGCCCTTGTTCAGCGGTGATGCGCCGGTCGATCTGCCACAACTCGCCGCCCGCTACGGAGAGTGGATTGCGGCGTCGGTGGAAGACTGGGCCGAAGGTCGCGCGGACGAAGAGGACGTCCTCCTGATCAATGGGTTGCTGGAAGCCGGACTGTTGCCGAACCAACTGCTGCCCGGCAACATGCTTGCCCGCAAAGAGATCTGGGACTTGGTCGCCTCCTACCGCGAGGTCGAGGAGAAGCTGGTCGACCCGGTGACGGTCCTGAGCATGGCCGACCTGGATCCCGGCCGCGACTACCGCCTCAACGTGCGAGGCGTCTACACGGATTACGGCCAGCGGGTGCCGCGCGGGCATATCCGGGTGCTGTCGGGCCAGTCCAACGGTTCAGACTCCAAGGGCAGCGGGCGCCTGGAACTGGCCCAGTTGATCGCCAGTTCCGAGAACCCACTCACGGCCCGCGTCTTCGTGAATCGGGTCTGGCACTGGGTCTTCGGTTCCGGAATCGTCCGAACCCCGGATGACTTCGGTCATCTCGGCGACCGGCCCTCTCATCCCGAGTTGTTGGACTATCTCGCCGACCGCTTCGTCCAGGAAGGCTGGTCGGTGAAGAGGCTGGTCAGGATGCTGGTGATGACGGAGACGTTTCAGCAATCGAATCAGGCCAGCGCCCGGGCCCATGAGGTGGACCCCGTCAATCGGATGTTGCACCATTATCCGCTCCGCCGCCTGGACGCCGAGTCCATTCGGGACGCCATGCTCGCCGTCTCCGGACGTCTCGATCCTGAACTCCTGGGTGGATTCGTGGATCCCTACCGGCCCAAGAGCAAGGTGGTCAAGGCGGATCAAACCTATTTCTCGGGGCCTTTGGACGGGAACGGACGGCGCTCCATTTACCTCAGAAACACGATCATGGAGCCGTACAAGTTCCTGGAGACGTTCAACAAGCCCATTCCCAAGATGCCCACCGGCCGGCGTGACGTCACGAATGTGCCCAATCAGGCCCTGACCATGCTCAACGATCCCTTCGTTGCCGGGCAGGCCGAATTCTGGGCCCGCCGGTTAATCGCCGAATCGCACGGCTCGCTTGAGCAGCGGCTGACCGACATGTTCCGGCATGCCCTGGGACGGGAGCCGGAGGCGGGCGAGTTGACGACGTGGACCCAGGCGGTCCATGATTTCAATGCTCTTCACCAGAGCCACTCTGACGGCAGGCCGTCCTCGGAGGACCTCCTGCAGTCGGTGGCGGTCTGGAAGGACACGGCCCACGCCATCTTCAATACGACGGAGTTCATCTATGTACGCTAA
- a CDS encoding SDR family NAD(P)-dependent oxidoreductase → MLDNRSNPRRVLVTGGANGFGLATARALLDRGHQVGIGDVDSRKLERASRTLNHPHLLPIGLDVTSRQSARAAVEACRTSFGGLDALINSAGVIHMTPLDEITEKEWNHVIDVDLKGTFLCSQAAAPLLRRSGRGRIVNIGSDAARIGCPQIVPYCAAKSGVVGLTKSLAAELAADGVTVNCVSPVGVSTTGMGRSVLQRKIELSGQAPEDILAATAAEIPLQRNPTTADIVHAILFFLSEESAFLTGVVLDVDGGMLSILPVRGT, encoded by the coding sequence ATGTTGGACAACCGGTCGAACCCGCGCCGTGTTCTGGTCACCGGCGGGGCAAATGGTTTCGGACTCGCGACCGCCCGCGCGTTGTTGGACCGCGGCCACCAGGTGGGCATCGGCGACGTCGACTCCCGGAAACTCGAGCGCGCTTCGCGGACCCTGAACCATCCCCATCTGCTTCCGATCGGGCTCGACGTTACGTCGAGACAGTCTGCCAGAGCCGCAGTGGAGGCTTGCCGGACAAGTTTTGGAGGTCTCGATGCGCTCATCAACTCGGCAGGGGTCATCCACATGACCCCCCTGGACGAGATCACGGAGAAAGAATGGAATCACGTCATCGACGTGGACCTGAAGGGGACCTTTCTCTGCAGCCAGGCCGCCGCCCCGCTGCTGCGCCGGAGCGGACGCGGACGCATCGTCAACATCGGTTCGGATGCCGCCAGAATCGGTTGCCCACAGATCGTTCCCTACTGTGCAGCCAAGTCCGGCGTGGTGGGATTGACGAAATCCCTGGCGGCCGAGCTCGCCGCCGATGGTGTGACCGTCAACTGTGTGAGTCCGGTCGGGGTCTCCACCACCGGGATGGGTCGATCCGTTCTTCAGAGGAAAATCGAGCTCAGCGGACAGGCTCCGGAAGACATCCTGGCTGCAACCGCGGCGGAGATCCCGTTGCAGCGCAATCCGACCACGGCAGACATCGTCCATGCGATCCTGTTCTTTCTGTCCGAGGAATCAGCCTTTCTGACCGGAGTCGTCCTGGACGTGGACGGCGGAATGCTGAGCATTCTCCCAGTCAGAGGAACCTGA
- a CDS encoding DUF1501 domain-containing protein, with translation MNRRELLSMMGAGFGTVGLSGSLGAASRSMPASAGTPHFPARAKHVIFLFLNGGLSQVDSFDPKPELDRHDGKPMPGPKIRTDSATGNLMKSPFRFRPRGESGILVSEIFPRIGGLIDDFCVIRSMYSDNGNHVPSLYLMNSGHQLAGHPSMGSWITYGLGSENRNLPAFVVLCPGYPVGGPQLWSSAFLPNSYQGTYVPNNEIDPEKLVRNVRNSAFTPNQQRRQLALLDRLDRRYLDRVGHQPQLESGIQAMEVAFRMQMEAPLALDVTREEQSTRSRYGDTDFARGCLMALRLVEHGVRMVQIFYGKSQPWDSHDDILDHRILAADADRAIAALIQDLKARGLFEETLLIVGSEFGRTPMIQNSGLVKYGYGRDHNVHGYTTLLAGAGVRGGMTYGATDDFGFKAVEDRVHPHDLHATVLHLLGLDHTKLTYRYGGRDFRLTDVGGRVVEEILS, from the coding sequence ATGAACCGCCGTGAGCTGCTGTCGATGATGGGCGCCGGCTTCGGCACGGTGGGGTTGTCCGGTTCCCTGGGCGCCGCCTCCCGGAGCATGCCCGCCTCGGCGGGAACCCCGCACTTCCCGGCCCGCGCCAAGCACGTGATCTTTCTCTTCCTCAACGGCGGCCTCTCACAGGTGGACAGCTTCGACCCCAAACCGGAACTGGACCGGCACGACGGAAAACCCATGCCGGGCCCCAAGATCCGGACCGACAGCGCGACCGGAAATCTGATGAAGTCCCCGTTCCGATTCCGGCCTCGGGGTGAGAGCGGCATCCTGGTGTCGGAGATCTTCCCCCGGATCGGGGGACTCATCGACGACTTCTGCGTGATCCGGTCCATGTATTCGGACAATGGCAATCACGTGCCGTCCCTGTACCTCATGAACTCCGGCCACCAGTTGGCCGGGCACCCCTCCATGGGCTCGTGGATCACCTACGGACTGGGCTCCGAGAACCGGAATCTGCCCGCTTTCGTGGTTCTCTGCCCCGGGTATCCGGTGGGTGGCCCCCAGCTCTGGTCCTCGGCTTTCCTGCCCAACTCATATCAGGGCACTTACGTCCCAAACAACGAGATCGACCCGGAGAAATTGGTCCGCAACGTCCGCAATTCCGCCTTTACCCCGAACCAGCAGCGGCGCCAACTGGCCCTTCTGGACCGGCTCGATCGGCGCTACCTGGACCGGGTCGGACACCAACCGCAACTGGAATCGGGAATCCAGGCCATGGAGGTGGCTTTCCGGATGCAGATGGAGGCGCCGTTGGCGCTGGACGTCACCCGGGAGGAACAGTCGACTCGCTCCAGGTATGGCGACACCGACTTCGCCCGCGGCTGCCTGATGGCGCTTCGCCTCGTCGAACACGGGGTGCGCATGGTCCAGATCTTCTACGGCAAGTCCCAACCCTGGGACAGCCATGACGACATCCTGGACCACCGGATCCTGGCGGCGGACGCTGACCGGGCCATCGCCGCCCTGATTCAGGACCTGAAGGCGCGGGGCCTGTTCGAAGAGACGCTCCTCATCGTGGGCAGCGAGTTCGGCCGAACTCCAATGATTCAGAACAGCGGACTAGTGAAGTACGGCTACGGCCGCGACCACAACGTCCACGGCTACACCACGCTCCTGGCCGGCGCCGGCGTCCGGGGAGGCATGACGTACGGCGCCACCGACGACTTCGGCTTCAAGGCGGTGGAAGACCGGGTCCATCCCCACGACCTGCACGCCACCGTCCTGCACCTCCTGGGGTTGGACCACACGAAGCTCACCTATCGCTACGGAGGGCGGGACTTCCGCCTGACCGACGTGGGGGGCCGGGTGGTCGAGGAGATACTGAGCTAA
- a CDS encoding 5-methyltetrahydropteroyltriglutamate--homocysteine methyltransferase, whose protein sequence is MKGSLLTQLVGSYSKPRWLIRHHRVTTPYGDETFWRPEPEVLEDAQDDATRLAIADQERAGLDVITDGEERRHRFDSYFLRFRGLDTTRLGQWSMDDRDMSFIQLDPALKGRLGQAYAPRVVDKLGWPGPAALEDLRFLKRHASRPVKMTVIGPLTAAARLVNEFYADEEALGMDLASVINRELRALDEEGADVLQLDEPDFHFRADQACRWGTRALDVALEGIRCTTAVHICYGYALIGKKQVNPRYTQALEAIAGSRAQQISLEYEQPGHEPDLLRHCGDKEVILGLLNLGSRQVETPEHIARRLRDALEVVPAERLRVAPDCGMWFLPRDVAYAKLEALVAGTAMVRESLP, encoded by the coding sequence ATGAAGGGCTCTCTGCTGACCCAACTCGTGGGAAGCTACAGCAAGCCCCGCTGGCTTATTCGTCACCACCGGGTCACGACCCCCTACGGCGATGAAACGTTTTGGAGACCGGAGCCGGAAGTGCTCGAAGACGCCCAGGATGACGCGACCCGCCTCGCCATCGCCGATCAGGAACGCGCCGGTCTGGATGTGATCACCGACGGGGAAGAGCGGCGGCATCGTTTCGATTCCTATTTCCTTCGTTTTCGCGGACTCGATACAACCCGGCTGGGCCAGTGGTCCATGGATGACCGGGACATGAGCTTCATTCAACTCGATCCGGCATTGAAAGGCCGTCTGGGCCAAGCCTATGCTCCCCGGGTCGTGGACAAGCTGGGCTGGCCGGGCCCGGCCGCCCTCGAAGATCTCCGTTTTCTGAAACGGCATGCCTCGCGTCCCGTGAAGATGACCGTCATCGGTCCCCTGACGGCCGCCGCCCGCCTGGTCAACGAGTTCTACGCGGACGAGGAGGCGCTGGGCATGGACCTCGCTTCCGTCATCAACCGGGAACTGCGCGCCTTGGATGAAGAGGGCGCCGACGTCCTGCAGTTGGACGAACCCGATTTCCACTTCCGGGCCGACCAGGCCTGCCGCTGGGGAACCCGGGCCCTGGACGTGGCCCTGGAGGGAATCCGTTGCACCACCGCCGTCCACATCTGCTACGGCTACGCTCTGATCGGGAAGAAGCAGGTGAATCCACGCTACACGCAGGCACTGGAGGCGATTGCCGGTTCCCGCGCTCAACAGATCAGCCTGGAATATGAACAGCCCGGTCACGAGCCGGACCTCTTGCGTCACTGCGGAGACAAGGAGGTCATCCTGGGACTGCTCAATCTGGGTTCGCGGCAGGTGGAGACACCGGAACACATCGCCCGGCGCCTCCGGGATGCGCTGGAAGTCGTCCCGGCGGAAAGGCTGCGCGTAGCGCCGGACTGCGGCATGTGGTTCCTGCCGCGCGACGTGGCCTACGCCAAGCTGGAAGCGCTGGTGGCCGGGACCGCCATGGTGCGCGAGTCTCTGCCCTGA